One Paralichthys olivaceus isolate ysfri-2021 chromosome 8, ASM2471397v2, whole genome shotgun sequence genomic region harbors:
- the ccdc40 gene encoding coiled-coil domain-containing protein 40 isoform X1 produces the protein MQSAMEGRYSQDDKDLEPQGGVASEDRAATDSGEDNAAQMPVTFNLSNLNTEDMEDEEPLLEDEEEEEFLVLDPEHPLVRRQQAALNKQLREKLERIDLELKEKLAMEKAEASLIQEKGLKMFRIQEQLARLHTRLEEQHQNKAQAETEYRQAQDQLEARNSRFSNISSQHSKAKANVSQLQAEVDVLSLHLVFAQRACEDLHSNVKAMRTTTRKAGADKSQAEEQKLMQDLYVDRLTKELERLTEQVAMYEAQTSAQAEESHAAKQAHSEVEMEMESLVIMRKQLLQLWNSSMMNLRRRDEELSKMQEAVRIKEQQLILLDREIEGYRKSTTEEQEKNETLTLQLNWSQMDGATSRNLISQKQAQYEALQAEYSTCIRILRDSENTLDRLTKETSSHQAQLNNQRKQLEKENAGRLELEDKIMTHMQQKLTHNKAAKYSQKLTSKTAALKKEKIFQLWQLENEMVMVGLESNEVSQHLKSLSLAQEALNEEIAKNHKFLTSNQTKISSFNTLIEQREATVATYNRKISQIAANTGHEDLSPLQIKVEALKAEIEVLEANIKNDQQLWMKHQGMLVGLTQEIEANSKNMLKLQIEHTVMQQKKIHFKNQIEAEHQEQRELEKNTKMLRGDLLKLNTMLSKNGQLSQALEQENVLMESDFLNRLKEAEQESVEIQMTYEKTQDEKERLLNSLVEAEWQIMLWEKKIQLVKETRSALNSEGVQGEIQMMKAEIHRMEVRLNQLMRQQERLLKESEATVVRRETIVQRREAMVHSSQKQATKGDLSRIAQGLRRRIKDVHKHVAECEKMIKDQQESQGDLADKLAKQKQQLIELCGTSYTLDPEFVNLEDTKIRNLAHLVALQSRTKKLQGVCQGRYRASSTSESVRAALQTQTERVHATSAILHRVCEEFPQHQGPLRRLMLALAGRAQALDQEQS, from the exons CCTCTGGTCAGAAGGCAACAAGCTGCTCTGAACAAACAGCTGAGAGAGAAGCTGGAGAGGATCGATCTGGAGTTAAAGGAAAag CTGGCAATGGAGAAGGCAGAGGCCAGCCTCATACAGGAGAAGGGTTTGAAGATGTTCAGGATTCAGGAGCAACTGGCCAGACTCCACACAAGGCTGGAGGAGCAACATCAGAACAAGGCACAGGCTGAAACTGAATATCGGCAGGCCCAGGATCAGCTGGAGGCAAGAAATAGCCGCTTTTCCAACATTAGCAGCCAGCACAGCAAAGCCAAAGCCAATG TGTCCCAGCTTCAGGCAGAGGTGGACGTCTTGTCGCTGCACCTCGTCTTCGCTCAGAGAGCCTGTGAAGATCTGCATTCCAACGTCAAAGCCATGAGGACCACCACACGCAAAGCAGGAGCTGACAAGAGTCAGGCTGAAGAGCAGAAACTGATGCAG GATTTATATGTGGATCGTCTGACGAAGGAACTGGAGAGGCTGACTGAGCAGGTTGCCATGTATGAGGCCCAGACCAGTGCTCAAGCAGAGGAGAGCCATGCAGCCAAACAAGCCCACTCTGAG GTTGAGATGGAGATGGAGTCTCTGGTGATAATGCgtaaacagctgctgcagctgtggaaCAGCAGCATGATGAACTTGAGGAGACGGGATGAGGAACTCAGCAAGATGCAGGAGGCTGTGCG CAtaaaagagcagcagctgatcTTATTGGACAGAGAGATAGAAGGCTACAGGAAATCCACCACTGAAGAACAGGAGAAGAATGAGACACTGACTCTGCAGCTGAACTGGTCCCAGATGGATGGAGCCACCTCCAGAAATCTGATCAGTCAGAAGCAGGCCCAGTACGAGGCTCTGCAGGCAGAATACAGCACCTGCATCCGCATCCTGAGGGACTCTGAGAACACCTTGGACAGACTCACAAAG GAAACCAGTAGCCACCAGGCTCAACTGAATAATCAGAGGAAGCAGTTGGAGAAAGAGAATGCTGGGCgtctggagctggaggacaagATCATGACCCACATGCAGCAGAAGCTCACCCACAACAAGGCTGCTAAGTACTCCCAAAAGCTCACCAGCAAGACAGCTGCACTCAAGAAAGAAAAG ATCTTTCAGCTGTGGCAGCTGGAGAATGAGATGGTGATGGTGGGACTGGAGAGCAACGAGGTCAGCCAGCATCTGAAGAGCCTCTCCCTCGCTCAGGAAGCCCTCAATGAGGAGATCGCAAAGAACCACAAGTTTCTCACGTCCAACCAGACCAAGATTTCTTCCTTCAATACACTGATCGAACAGAGGGAGGCCACCGTTGCCACCTACAACAGAAAGATCAGTCAAATCGCAGCCAACACTGGG CATGAAGACCTAAGTCCTCTGCAAATCAAGGTAGAGGCGTTGAAGGCTGAGATCGAGGTGCTGGAAGCGAATATCAAGAATGACCAGCAGCTCTGGATGAAACATCAGGGGATGCTAGTAGGACTGACGCAGGAAATAGAGGCCAACAGCAAGAACATGCTCAAACTGCAGATAGAGCACACTGTCATGCAGcagaagaaaatacatttcaaga ATCAGATTGAAGCAGAGCACCAAGagcagagagagctggagaagaACACCAAGATGCTGAGAGGAGACCTGCTGAAGCTCAACACCATGCTCAGCAAGAACGGACAGCTCAGCCAGGCACTGGAGCAGGAGAATGTGCTGATGGAGTCAGATTTTCTGAACAGACTTAAG gaGGCAGAGCAGGAGTCAGTGGAGATCCAGATGACTTATGAGAAGAcccaggatgaaaaagaaagactCCTCAACAGTCTGGTGGAAGCTGA GTGGCAGATCATGCTGTGGGAGAAGAAGATCCAGCTTGTAAAAGAGACTCGCTCAGCTTTGAACTCTGAGGGGGTCCAGGGAGAAATCCAGATGATGAAGGCTGAGATACATCGTATGGAg GTGCGACTCAACCAACTGATGAGGCAGCAAGAACGGTTGCTAAAGGAGAGTGAAGCGACAGTGGTGAGGAGGGAGACTATTGTTCAGCGTAGGGAGGCCATGGTCCACAGCTCCCAGAAACAGGCTACAAAGGGCGATCTGAGCCGCATCGCACAGGGCCTGCGGCGCCGGATCAAGGATGTGCACAAG CATGTGGCTGAGTGTGAGAAGATGATCAAGGACCAACAGGAGAGCCAGGGGGATCTGGCTGACAAGCTTgcaaagcagaagcagcagctgatagAACTGTGTGGCACCAGCTACACCCTGGACCCCGAGTTTGTTAATCTCGAGGACACTAAAATAAGG AACCTAGCTCACCTGGTGGCTCTACAGAGCCGGACCAAGAAGCTGCAGGGGGTGTGCCAGGGCCGCTACAGAGCTTCGTCCACCAGTGAGTCAGTCAGAGCCGCTCTGCAAACCCAGACTGAACGTGTGCACGCTACCAGCGCCATCTTGCACAGAGTCTGTGAGGAGTTTCCCCAGCACCAGGGGCCACTCCGCAGGCTAATGTTAGCATTGGCAGGTCGTGCTCAGGCCCTAGATCAGGAGCAATCCTGA
- the ccdc40 gene encoding coiled-coil domain-containing protein 40 isoform X2 — MPVTFNLSNLNTEDMEDEEPLLEDEEEEEFLVLDPEHPLVRRQQAALNKQLREKLERIDLELKEKLAMEKAEASLIQEKGLKMFRIQEQLARLHTRLEEQHQNKAQAETEYRQAQDQLEARNSRFSNISSQHSKAKANVSQLQAEVDVLSLHLVFAQRACEDLHSNVKAMRTTTRKAGADKSQAEEQKLMQDLYVDRLTKELERLTEQVAMYEAQTSAQAEESHAAKQAHSEVEMEMESLVIMRKQLLQLWNSSMMNLRRRDEELSKMQEAVRIKEQQLILLDREIEGYRKSTTEEQEKNETLTLQLNWSQMDGATSRNLISQKQAQYEALQAEYSTCIRILRDSENTLDRLTKETSSHQAQLNNQRKQLEKENAGRLELEDKIMTHMQQKLTHNKAAKYSQKLTSKTAALKKEKIFQLWQLENEMVMVGLESNEVSQHLKSLSLAQEALNEEIAKNHKFLTSNQTKISSFNTLIEQREATVATYNRKISQIAANTGHEDLSPLQIKVEALKAEIEVLEANIKNDQQLWMKHQGMLVGLTQEIEANSKNMLKLQIEHTVMQQKKIHFKNQIEAEHQEQRELEKNTKMLRGDLLKLNTMLSKNGQLSQALEQENVLMESDFLNRLKEAEQESVEIQMTYEKTQDEKERLLNSLVEAEWQIMLWEKKIQLVKETRSALNSEGVQGEIQMMKAEIHRMEVRLNQLMRQQERLLKESEATVVRRETIVQRREAMVHSSQKQATKGDLSRIAQGLRRRIKDVHKHVAECEKMIKDQQESQGDLADKLAKQKQQLIELCGTSYTLDPEFVNLEDTKIRNLAHLVALQSRTKKLQGVCQGRYRASSTSESVRAALQTQTERVHATSAILHRVCEEFPQHQGPLRRLMLALAGRAQALDQEQS; from the exons CCTCTGGTCAGAAGGCAACAAGCTGCTCTGAACAAACAGCTGAGAGAGAAGCTGGAGAGGATCGATCTGGAGTTAAAGGAAAag CTGGCAATGGAGAAGGCAGAGGCCAGCCTCATACAGGAGAAGGGTTTGAAGATGTTCAGGATTCAGGAGCAACTGGCCAGACTCCACACAAGGCTGGAGGAGCAACATCAGAACAAGGCACAGGCTGAAACTGAATATCGGCAGGCCCAGGATCAGCTGGAGGCAAGAAATAGCCGCTTTTCCAACATTAGCAGCCAGCACAGCAAAGCCAAAGCCAATG TGTCCCAGCTTCAGGCAGAGGTGGACGTCTTGTCGCTGCACCTCGTCTTCGCTCAGAGAGCCTGTGAAGATCTGCATTCCAACGTCAAAGCCATGAGGACCACCACACGCAAAGCAGGAGCTGACAAGAGTCAGGCTGAAGAGCAGAAACTGATGCAG GATTTATATGTGGATCGTCTGACGAAGGAACTGGAGAGGCTGACTGAGCAGGTTGCCATGTATGAGGCCCAGACCAGTGCTCAAGCAGAGGAGAGCCATGCAGCCAAACAAGCCCACTCTGAG GTTGAGATGGAGATGGAGTCTCTGGTGATAATGCgtaaacagctgctgcagctgtggaaCAGCAGCATGATGAACTTGAGGAGACGGGATGAGGAACTCAGCAAGATGCAGGAGGCTGTGCG CAtaaaagagcagcagctgatcTTATTGGACAGAGAGATAGAAGGCTACAGGAAATCCACCACTGAAGAACAGGAGAAGAATGAGACACTGACTCTGCAGCTGAACTGGTCCCAGATGGATGGAGCCACCTCCAGAAATCTGATCAGTCAGAAGCAGGCCCAGTACGAGGCTCTGCAGGCAGAATACAGCACCTGCATCCGCATCCTGAGGGACTCTGAGAACACCTTGGACAGACTCACAAAG GAAACCAGTAGCCACCAGGCTCAACTGAATAATCAGAGGAAGCAGTTGGAGAAAGAGAATGCTGGGCgtctggagctggaggacaagATCATGACCCACATGCAGCAGAAGCTCACCCACAACAAGGCTGCTAAGTACTCCCAAAAGCTCACCAGCAAGACAGCTGCACTCAAGAAAGAAAAG ATCTTTCAGCTGTGGCAGCTGGAGAATGAGATGGTGATGGTGGGACTGGAGAGCAACGAGGTCAGCCAGCATCTGAAGAGCCTCTCCCTCGCTCAGGAAGCCCTCAATGAGGAGATCGCAAAGAACCACAAGTTTCTCACGTCCAACCAGACCAAGATTTCTTCCTTCAATACACTGATCGAACAGAGGGAGGCCACCGTTGCCACCTACAACAGAAAGATCAGTCAAATCGCAGCCAACACTGGG CATGAAGACCTAAGTCCTCTGCAAATCAAGGTAGAGGCGTTGAAGGCTGAGATCGAGGTGCTGGAAGCGAATATCAAGAATGACCAGCAGCTCTGGATGAAACATCAGGGGATGCTAGTAGGACTGACGCAGGAAATAGAGGCCAACAGCAAGAACATGCTCAAACTGCAGATAGAGCACACTGTCATGCAGcagaagaaaatacatttcaaga ATCAGATTGAAGCAGAGCACCAAGagcagagagagctggagaagaACACCAAGATGCTGAGAGGAGACCTGCTGAAGCTCAACACCATGCTCAGCAAGAACGGACAGCTCAGCCAGGCACTGGAGCAGGAGAATGTGCTGATGGAGTCAGATTTTCTGAACAGACTTAAG gaGGCAGAGCAGGAGTCAGTGGAGATCCAGATGACTTATGAGAAGAcccaggatgaaaaagaaagactCCTCAACAGTCTGGTGGAAGCTGA GTGGCAGATCATGCTGTGGGAGAAGAAGATCCAGCTTGTAAAAGAGACTCGCTCAGCTTTGAACTCTGAGGGGGTCCAGGGAGAAATCCAGATGATGAAGGCTGAGATACATCGTATGGAg GTGCGACTCAACCAACTGATGAGGCAGCAAGAACGGTTGCTAAAGGAGAGTGAAGCGACAGTGGTGAGGAGGGAGACTATTGTTCAGCGTAGGGAGGCCATGGTCCACAGCTCCCAGAAACAGGCTACAAAGGGCGATCTGAGCCGCATCGCACAGGGCCTGCGGCGCCGGATCAAGGATGTGCACAAG CATGTGGCTGAGTGTGAGAAGATGATCAAGGACCAACAGGAGAGCCAGGGGGATCTGGCTGACAAGCTTgcaaagcagaagcagcagctgatagAACTGTGTGGCACCAGCTACACCCTGGACCCCGAGTTTGTTAATCTCGAGGACACTAAAATAAGG AACCTAGCTCACCTGGTGGCTCTACAGAGCCGGACCAAGAAGCTGCAGGGGGTGTGCCAGGGCCGCTACAGAGCTTCGTCCACCAGTGAGTCAGTCAGAGCCGCTCTGCAAACCCAGACTGAACGTGTGCACGCTACCAGCGCCATCTTGCACAGAGTCTGTGAGGAGTTTCCCCAGCACCAGGGGCCACTCCGCAGGCTAATGTTAGCATTGGCAGGTCGTGCTCAGGCCCTAGATCAGGAGCAATCCTGA
- the LOC109627314 gene encoding coiled-coil domain-containing protein 40-like isoform X1: MKPNFKFNFTSSASQRTKPSTARKCVEDGYTRWLLFSSYEGPMQSAMEGRYSQDDKDLEPQGGVASEDRAATDTGEDNAAQMPVTFNFSNLNTEDMEDEEPLLEDEEEEEFLVLDPEHPLVRRQQAALNKQLREKLERIDLELKEKLAMEKAEASLIQEKGLKMFRIQEQLARLHTRLEEQHQNKAQAETEYRQAQDQLEAGNSRFSNISSQHSKAKADVSQLQAEVDVLSLHLVFAQRACEDLHSNVKAMRTTTRKAGADKSQAEEQKLMQDLYVDRLTKELERLTEQVAMYEAQTSAQAEESHAAKQAHSEVEMEMESLVIMRKQLLQLWNHSLMNLRRRDEELSKMQEAVRLKEHQVILLDREIEGYRKSTTEELEKNETLTLQLNRIQMDGATSRKLISQKQAQYEALQAEYSTCIRILRDSENTLDRLTKETSSQDVHIENQRRQLEKENAGRLEMEDKIMTHMQQKLTHNKAAKYSQKLTSKTAALQKDKIFQLWQLENEVVVQELESNKVNQHLKSLSLAQEALNEEIAKNHKFLTSNQAKISSFNTLIKQKDATIATYNRKISQIAANTGGEDLNPLQIKVEALKAEIEELAANIKNDQQLWMKRQGMLVGLTQEIEANSKNMLKLQIEHTVMQQKKIHFKNQIEAEHQEQRELEKNTKMLRGDLLKLNTMLSKNGQLSQALEQENVLMESDFLNRLKEAEQESVEIQMTYEKTQDEKERLLNSLVEAEWQIMLWEKKIQLVKETRSALNSEGVQGEIQMMKAEIHHMEVQLNQLMRQQEQLLRESEEVVVRRETIVQRREAMVRSSQKQATKSELSRSAQGLRRRIKDVHKHVAECEKVIQDQQESQGDLADKLAKQKQQLIELRGTSYTLDSEFANLKDTKISNLAHLVALQSRTKKLQGVCQGRYRASSTSESVRAALQTQTERVHATSAILHRVCEEFPQHQEPIRRLMLALAGCAQALDQEAS; encoded by the exons atgaaGCCAAACTTCAAATTTAACTTTACATCATCAGCTTCCCAAAGAACAAAACCCTCCACAGCCAGGAAATGTGTTGAAGACGGCTACACCCGGTGGCTCCTGTTCTCCAGCTATGAAG GTCCAATGCAGAGCGCTATGGAAGGAAGGTACAGCCAAGATGACAAAGACCTGGAGCCACAGGGAGGAGTGGCATCAGAGGACAGGGCAGCGACTGATACTG GTGAAGACAACGCTGCTCAGATGCCGGTGACTTTTAACTTCTCAAACCTCAACACAGAAGACATGGAGGATGAGGAGCCACTgctggaggatgaggaagaggaggaatttCTTGTTCTTGATCCTGAACAT CCTCTGGTCAGAAGGCAACAAGCTGCTCTGAACAAACAGCTGAGAGAGAAGCTGGAGAGGATCGATCTGGAGTTAAAGGAAAag CTGGCAATGGAGAAGGCAGAGGCCAGCCTCATACAGGAGAAGGGTTTGAAGATGTTCAGGATTCAGGAGCAACTGGCCAGACTCCACACAAGGCTGGAGGAGCAACATCAGAACAAGGCACAGGCTGAAACTGAATATCGGCAGGCCCAGGATCAGCTGGAGGCAGGAAATAGCCGCTTTTCCAACATTAGCAGCCAGCATAGCAAAGCCAAAGCCGATG TGTCCCAGCTACAGGCAGAGGTGGACGTCTTGTCGCTGCACCTCGTCTTCGCTCAGAGAGCCTGTGAAGATCTGCATTCCAACGTCAAAGCCATGAGGACCACCACACGCAAAGCAGGAGCTGACAAGAGTCAGGCTGAAGAGCAGAAACTGATGCAG GATTTATATGTGGATCGTCTGACGAAGGAACTGGAGAGGCTGACTGAGCAGGTTGCCATGTATGAGGCCCAGACCAGTGCTCAAGCAGAGGAGAGCCATGCAGCCAAACAAGCCCACTCTGAG GTTGAGATGGAGATGGAGTCTCTGGTGATAATGCgtaaacagctgctgcagctgtggaaCCACAGCCTgatgaacttgaggagaagGGATGAGGAACTCAGCAAGATGCAGGAGGCTGTGCG CTTAAAAGAGCACCAGGTGATCTTATTGGACAGAGAGATAGAAGGCTACAGGAAATCCACCACTGAAGAACTGGAGAAGAATGAGACACTGACTCTGCAGCTGAACAGGATCCAGATGGATGGAGCCACCTCCAGAAAACTGATCAGTCAGAAGCAGGCCCAGTACGAGGCTCTGCAGGCAGAATACAGCACCTGCATCCGCATCCTGAGGGACTCTGAGAACACCTTGGACAGACTCACAAAG GAAACCAGCAGCCAAGATGTTCATATTGAGAATCAGAGGAGGCAGTTGGAGAAAGAGAATGCTGGGCGTCTGGAGATGGAGGACAAGATCATGACCCACATGCAGCAGAAGCTCACCCACAACAAGGCTGCTAAGTACTCCCAAAAGCTCACCAGCAAGACAGCTGCACTCCAGAAAGATAAG ATCTTTCAGCTGTGGCAGCTGGAGAATGAGGTGGTGGTGCAGGAACTGGAGAGCAACAAGGTCAACCAGCATCTGAAGAGCCTCTCCCTCGCTCAGGAAGCCCTCAATGAGGAGATCGCAAAGAACCACAAGTTTCTCACGTCCAACCAGGCCAAGATTTCTTCCTTCAATACATTGATCAAACAGAAAGACGCCACCATTGCCACCTACAACAGAAAGATCAGTCAAATCGCAGCCAACACTGGG GGTGAAGACCTAAATCCTCTGCAAATCAAGGTAGAGGCATTGAAGGCTGAGATCGAGGAGCTGGCAGCGAATATCAAGAATGACCAGCAGCTCTGGATGAAACGTCAGGGGATGCTAGTAGGACTGACGCAGGAAATAGAGGCCAACAGCAAGAACATGCTCAAACTGCAGATAGAGCACACTGTCATGCAGcagaagaaaatacatttcaaga ATCAGATTGAAGCAGAGCACCAAGagcagagagagctggagaagaACACCAAGATGCTGAGAGGAGACCTGCTGAAGCTCAACACCATGCTCAGCAAGAACGGACAGCTCAGCCAGGCACTGGAGCAGGAGAATGTGCTGATGGAGTCAGATTTTCTGAACAGACTTAAG gaGGCAGAGCAGGAGTCAGTGGAGATCCAGATGACTTATGAGAAGAcccaggatgaaaaagaaagactCCTCAACAGTCTGGTGGAAGCTGA GTGGCAGATCATGCTGTGGGAGAAGAAGATCCAGCTTGTAAAAGAGACTCGCTCAGCTTTGAATTCTGAGGGGGTCCAGGGAGAAATCCAGATGATGAAGGCTGAGATACATCATATGGAg GTGCAACTCAACCAACTGATGAGGCAGCAAGAGCAGTTGCTAAGGGAGAGTGAAGAGGTAGTGGTGAGGAGGGAGACTATCGTTCAGCGTAGGGAGGCCATGGTCCGCAGCTCCCAGAAACAGGCTACAAAGAGCGAGCTGAGCCGCAGCGCACAGGGCCTGCGGCGCCGGATCAAGGACGTACACAAG CATGTGGCTGAGTGTGAGAAGGTGATCCAGGACCAACAGGAGAGCCAGGGGGATCTGGCTGACAAGCTTgcaaagcagaagcagcagctgatagAACTGCGTGGCACCAGCTACACCCTGGATTCTGAGTTTGCTAATCTCAAGGACACTAAAATAAGC AACCTAGCTCACCTGGTGGCTCTACAGAGCCGGACCAAGAAGCTGCAGGGGGTGTGCCAGGGCCGCTACAGAGCTTCGTCCACCAGTGAGTCAGTCAGAGCCGCTCTGCAAACCCAGACTGAACGTGTGCACGCTACCAGCGCCATCTTGCACAGAGTCTGTGAGGAGTTTCCCCAGCACCAGGAGCCAATCCGCAGGCTAATGTTAGCATTGGCAGGTTGTGCTCAGGCCCTAGATCAGGAGGCATCCTGA
- the LOC109627314 gene encoding coiled-coil domain-containing protein 40-like isoform X2 yields MQSAMEGRYSQDDKDLEPQGGVASEDRAATDTGEDNAAQMPVTFNFSNLNTEDMEDEEPLLEDEEEEEFLVLDPEHPLVRRQQAALNKQLREKLERIDLELKEKLAMEKAEASLIQEKGLKMFRIQEQLARLHTRLEEQHQNKAQAETEYRQAQDQLEAGNSRFSNISSQHSKAKADVSQLQAEVDVLSLHLVFAQRACEDLHSNVKAMRTTTRKAGADKSQAEEQKLMQDLYVDRLTKELERLTEQVAMYEAQTSAQAEESHAAKQAHSEVEMEMESLVIMRKQLLQLWNHSLMNLRRRDEELSKMQEAVRLKEHQVILLDREIEGYRKSTTEELEKNETLTLQLNRIQMDGATSRKLISQKQAQYEALQAEYSTCIRILRDSENTLDRLTKETSSQDVHIENQRRQLEKENAGRLEMEDKIMTHMQQKLTHNKAAKYSQKLTSKTAALQKDKIFQLWQLENEVVVQELESNKVNQHLKSLSLAQEALNEEIAKNHKFLTSNQAKISSFNTLIKQKDATIATYNRKISQIAANTGGEDLNPLQIKVEALKAEIEELAANIKNDQQLWMKRQGMLVGLTQEIEANSKNMLKLQIEHTVMQQKKIHFKNQIEAEHQEQRELEKNTKMLRGDLLKLNTMLSKNGQLSQALEQENVLMESDFLNRLKEAEQESVEIQMTYEKTQDEKERLLNSLVEAEWQIMLWEKKIQLVKETRSALNSEGVQGEIQMMKAEIHHMEVQLNQLMRQQEQLLRESEEVVVRRETIVQRREAMVRSSQKQATKSELSRSAQGLRRRIKDVHKHVAECEKVIQDQQESQGDLADKLAKQKQQLIELRGTSYTLDSEFANLKDTKISNLAHLVALQSRTKKLQGVCQGRYRASSTSESVRAALQTQTERVHATSAILHRVCEEFPQHQEPIRRLMLALAGCAQALDQEAS; encoded by the exons ATGCAGAGCGCTATGGAAGGAAGGTACAGCCAAGATGACAAAGACCTGGAGCCACAGGGAGGAGTGGCATCAGAGGACAGGGCAGCGACTGATACTG GTGAAGACAACGCTGCTCAGATGCCGGTGACTTTTAACTTCTCAAACCTCAACACAGAAGACATGGAGGATGAGGAGCCACTgctggaggatgaggaagaggaggaatttCTTGTTCTTGATCCTGAACAT CCTCTGGTCAGAAGGCAACAAGCTGCTCTGAACAAACAGCTGAGAGAGAAGCTGGAGAGGATCGATCTGGAGTTAAAGGAAAag CTGGCAATGGAGAAGGCAGAGGCCAGCCTCATACAGGAGAAGGGTTTGAAGATGTTCAGGATTCAGGAGCAACTGGCCAGACTCCACACAAGGCTGGAGGAGCAACATCAGAACAAGGCACAGGCTGAAACTGAATATCGGCAGGCCCAGGATCAGCTGGAGGCAGGAAATAGCCGCTTTTCCAACATTAGCAGCCAGCATAGCAAAGCCAAAGCCGATG TGTCCCAGCTACAGGCAGAGGTGGACGTCTTGTCGCTGCACCTCGTCTTCGCTCAGAGAGCCTGTGAAGATCTGCATTCCAACGTCAAAGCCATGAGGACCACCACACGCAAAGCAGGAGCTGACAAGAGTCAGGCTGAAGAGCAGAAACTGATGCAG GATTTATATGTGGATCGTCTGACGAAGGAACTGGAGAGGCTGACTGAGCAGGTTGCCATGTATGAGGCCCAGACCAGTGCTCAAGCAGAGGAGAGCCATGCAGCCAAACAAGCCCACTCTGAG GTTGAGATGGAGATGGAGTCTCTGGTGATAATGCgtaaacagctgctgcagctgtggaaCCACAGCCTgatgaacttgaggagaagGGATGAGGAACTCAGCAAGATGCAGGAGGCTGTGCG CTTAAAAGAGCACCAGGTGATCTTATTGGACAGAGAGATAGAAGGCTACAGGAAATCCACCACTGAAGAACTGGAGAAGAATGAGACACTGACTCTGCAGCTGAACAGGATCCAGATGGATGGAGCCACCTCCAGAAAACTGATCAGTCAGAAGCAGGCCCAGTACGAGGCTCTGCAGGCAGAATACAGCACCTGCATCCGCATCCTGAGGGACTCTGAGAACACCTTGGACAGACTCACAAAG GAAACCAGCAGCCAAGATGTTCATATTGAGAATCAGAGGAGGCAGTTGGAGAAAGAGAATGCTGGGCGTCTGGAGATGGAGGACAAGATCATGACCCACATGCAGCAGAAGCTCACCCACAACAAGGCTGCTAAGTACTCCCAAAAGCTCACCAGCAAGACAGCTGCACTCCAGAAAGATAAG ATCTTTCAGCTGTGGCAGCTGGAGAATGAGGTGGTGGTGCAGGAACTGGAGAGCAACAAGGTCAACCAGCATCTGAAGAGCCTCTCCCTCGCTCAGGAAGCCCTCAATGAGGAGATCGCAAAGAACCACAAGTTTCTCACGTCCAACCAGGCCAAGATTTCTTCCTTCAATACATTGATCAAACAGAAAGACGCCACCATTGCCACCTACAACAGAAAGATCAGTCAAATCGCAGCCAACACTGGG GGTGAAGACCTAAATCCTCTGCAAATCAAGGTAGAGGCATTGAAGGCTGAGATCGAGGAGCTGGCAGCGAATATCAAGAATGACCAGCAGCTCTGGATGAAACGTCAGGGGATGCTAGTAGGACTGACGCAGGAAATAGAGGCCAACAGCAAGAACATGCTCAAACTGCAGATAGAGCACACTGTCATGCAGcagaagaaaatacatttcaaga ATCAGATTGAAGCAGAGCACCAAGagcagagagagctggagaagaACACCAAGATGCTGAGAGGAGACCTGCTGAAGCTCAACACCATGCTCAGCAAGAACGGACAGCTCAGCCAGGCACTGGAGCAGGAGAATGTGCTGATGGAGTCAGATTTTCTGAACAGACTTAAG gaGGCAGAGCAGGAGTCAGTGGAGATCCAGATGACTTATGAGAAGAcccaggatgaaaaagaaagactCCTCAACAGTCTGGTGGAAGCTGA GTGGCAGATCATGCTGTGGGAGAAGAAGATCCAGCTTGTAAAAGAGACTCGCTCAGCTTTGAATTCTGAGGGGGTCCAGGGAGAAATCCAGATGATGAAGGCTGAGATACATCATATGGAg GTGCAACTCAACCAACTGATGAGGCAGCAAGAGCAGTTGCTAAGGGAGAGTGAAGAGGTAGTGGTGAGGAGGGAGACTATCGTTCAGCGTAGGGAGGCCATGGTCCGCAGCTCCCAGAAACAGGCTACAAAGAGCGAGCTGAGCCGCAGCGCACAGGGCCTGCGGCGCCGGATCAAGGACGTACACAAG CATGTGGCTGAGTGTGAGAAGGTGATCCAGGACCAACAGGAGAGCCAGGGGGATCTGGCTGACAAGCTTgcaaagcagaagcagcagctgatagAACTGCGTGGCACCAGCTACACCCTGGATTCTGAGTTTGCTAATCTCAAGGACACTAAAATAAGC AACCTAGCTCACCTGGTGGCTCTACAGAGCCGGACCAAGAAGCTGCAGGGGGTGTGCCAGGGCCGCTACAGAGCTTCGTCCACCAGTGAGTCAGTCAGAGCCGCTCTGCAAACCCAGACTGAACGTGTGCACGCTACCAGCGCCATCTTGCACAGAGTCTGTGAGGAGTTTCCCCAGCACCAGGAGCCAATCCGCAGGCTAATGTTAGCATTGGCAGGTTGTGCTCAGGCCCTAGATCAGGAGGCATCCTGA